The proteins below are encoded in one region of Metallibacterium scheffleri:
- the coaE gene encoding dephospho-CoA kinase (Dephospho-CoA kinase (CoaE) performs the final step in coenzyme A biosynthesis.), giving the protein MVERSAPVPTRPWSVGLTGGIAAGKSSVAAAFAALGVPVLDADHAARVVLAPGSAGLDAVIDRFGADVLRDDGSLDRAALRRQVFTDAEARRALEAIVHPRVRIWLREHLQALDAPYALLAIPLLRETWPAYDWLDRVLVVDAPATLRRARLLQRDGIDAALADAMLAAQADRAARLVLAHDVIDNRGTHADLQTRVAALHAGYLRRAAAR; this is encoded by the coding sequence ATGGTTGAGCGCAGCGCGCCGGTGCCGACACGCCCCTGGTCCGTGGGCCTGACCGGCGGGATCGCCGCGGGCAAGAGCAGCGTGGCCGCGGCCTTCGCCGCGCTCGGCGTGCCGGTACTGGATGCCGATCACGCCGCGCGCGTGGTGCTGGCGCCCGGCAGCGCCGGACTGGATGCCGTGATCGACCGTTTCGGCGCGGACGTGCTGCGCGACGACGGCAGCCTCGACCGCGCCGCGCTGCGCCGCCAGGTGTTCACCGATGCCGAAGCGCGGCGCGCGTTGGAGGCCATCGTGCATCCGCGCGTGCGCATCTGGCTGCGCGAACATCTGCAGGCACTCGATGCGCCCTACGCGCTGCTGGCGATCCCGCTGCTGCGCGAAACCTGGCCCGCCTACGACTGGCTGGATCGCGTGCTGGTGGTGGATGCGCCCGCGACGCTGCGGCGCGCGCGCTTGCTGCAGCGCGACGGCATCGACGCGGCGCTGGCCGATGCCATGCTCGCGGCGCAGGCCGATCGCGCCGCGCGCCTGGTGCTGGCCCATGACGTGATCGACAATCGCGGCACGCATGCCGACTTGCAGACCCGTGTGGCCGCGCTGCACGCCGGGTATTTGCGCCGCGCCGCCGCGCGCTGA
- a CDS encoding type II toxin-antitoxin system VapC family toxin → MPFVIDNSVVCGWFLANQSTDYTEAIARRLLDDGAIAPGLWPLELANVLRTACKRGAMIASQAREVAEQIAVLPIAVDAQPPATQTVLSLALRYDLSSYDAAYLELALRLQLPIATQDAALAEAAMAAGVGVVH, encoded by the coding sequence ATGCCCTTCGTCATCGACAACTCGGTCGTGTGCGGCTGGTTTCTGGCCAATCAATCAACCGACTACACCGAGGCCATCGCACGGCGGCTGCTGGATGATGGTGCCATCGCGCCAGGACTGTGGCCTCTGGAACTTGCCAACGTGCTGCGTACTGCATGCAAGCGCGGCGCGATGATCGCCAGTCAGGCGCGCGAGGTGGCCGAGCAGATTGCCGTCTTGCCGATCGCCGTCGATGCGCAGCCACCTGCCACCCAGACCGTTCTCTCGCTCGCGCTGCGTTACGACCTGTCCAGTTATGACGCGGCCTATCTGGAACTGGCCCTGCGCCTGCAGTTGCCCATCGCCACGCAGGATGCCGCACTGGCCGAGGCGGCCATGGCGGCGGGCGTGGGCGTGGTGCACTGA
- a CDS encoding type II secretion system F family protein, with the protein MAIAATAKKRPDTGAARAEISRLTTYTWIALDKRGQKMRGEMPSKNASLVKAELRRQGMNPQTVKEKAKPLFGAAGSSIKPRDISIFSRQIATMMKSGVPMVQAFEIIAGGQRNVRMKNLLTDIKTSLEGGNSLHEALAQHPVQFDELYCNLVKAGEAAGVLDTVLDTVATYKERMEAMKAKIKKAMFYPAMVLSVAVIVSLVLLIFVVPVFSKVFKDAGAAMPAFTQMIINASDFVKNDGIFILVVLVAIIVGLVMLYKRSTAFAQALDRMSLKIPIIGNILRESAIARFARTLGVTFKAGVPLVEALDAVAGATGSVVYGNAVRQMREDISVGHKLELAMRQTDLFPNMVVQMTAIGEESGALDTMLYKIAEFYEEEVNNAVDTLSTLLEPLIMVIIGILVGGMVIGLYLPIFKLAGTF; encoded by the coding sequence ATGGCCATCGCCGCCACCGCCAAGAAACGTCCGGACACGGGTGCCGCGCGCGCCGAAATCTCGCGCCTGACCACCTACACCTGGATCGCGCTGGACAAGCGCGGTCAGAAGATGCGCGGCGAAATGCCGTCCAAGAACGCCAGCCTGGTCAAGGCCGAGCTGCGCCGCCAGGGCATGAACCCGCAGACGGTGAAGGAAAAGGCCAAGCCGCTGTTCGGCGCCGCCGGCAGCAGCATCAAACCACGCGACATCTCCATCTTCAGTCGCCAGATCGCGACGATGATGAAATCCGGCGTGCCCATGGTGCAGGCCTTCGAGATCATCGCCGGCGGCCAGCGCAACGTGCGCATGAAGAACCTGCTCACCGACATCAAGACCTCGCTGGAAGGCGGCAATTCGCTGCACGAGGCGCTGGCGCAGCATCCGGTGCAGTTCGACGAGCTGTATTGCAACCTGGTCAAGGCCGGCGAGGCGGCTGGCGTGCTCGACACCGTGCTGGACACGGTCGCCACCTACAAGGAGCGCATGGAGGCGATGAAGGCCAAGATCAAGAAAGCCATGTTCTATCCGGCCATGGTGCTGTCGGTGGCGGTCATCGTCAGCCTGGTGCTGCTGATCTTCGTGGTGCCGGTGTTCTCCAAGGTGTTCAAGGACGCCGGCGCGGCCATGCCGGCGTTCACGCAGATGATCATCAACGCCTCGGATTTCGTGAAGAACGACGGCATCTTCATCCTGGTGGTACTGGTCGCGATCATTGTCGGACTGGTGATGCTGTACAAGCGTTCGACGGCCTTCGCGCAAGCGCTGGATCGCATGTCGCTGAAGATCCCGATCATCGGCAATATCCTGCGCGAGTCGGCGATCGCGCGCTTCGCGCGCACGCTGGGCGTCACCTTCAAGGCCGGCGTGCCGCTGGTCGAGGCGCTGGATGCCGTCGCCGGCGCCACCGGCAGCGTGGTCTACGGCAACGCGGTGCGGCAGATGCGCGAGGACATCTCGGTGGGCCACAAGCTGGAACTGGCCATGCGCCAGACCGACCTGTTTCCGAACATGGTGGTGCAGATGACCGCCATCGGCGAGGAATCCGGCGCGCTGGACACCATGCTGTACAAGATCGCCGAGTTCTACGAGGAAGAAGTGAACAACGCCGTCGATACCCTGAGCACGCTGCTGGAACCGCTGATCATGGTGATCATCGGCATCCTCGTCGGCGGCATGGTGATCGGCCTGTACCTGCCCATCTTCAAGCTGGCCGGCACGTTCTGA
- a CDS encoding type II toxin-antitoxin system Phd/YefM family antitoxin, giving the protein MKIVPVYEAKNRFSELLAAVEQGETVSITRRGAPVARLIAEPTAGKTGRNEARKRIAAGFERLRGLRASIPLDGDLKAITREGAD; this is encoded by the coding sequence ATGAAAATCGTGCCGGTCTACGAAGCCAAGAATCGATTCTCGGAGCTGCTCGCAGCCGTGGAGCAGGGTGAGACCGTGTCGATCACCCGTCGCGGCGCACCCGTGGCCCGGCTGATCGCGGAGCCCACCGCCGGCAAGACCGGCCGCAACGAGGCACGCAAACGCATCGCTGCTGGCTTTGAGCGGCTGCGCGGCCTGCGTGCGAGCATCCCACTGGACGGTGACCTCAAGGCCATCACCCGCGAAGGCGCGGACTGA
- a CDS encoding flippase, with amino-acid sequence MSRKVAHNALWNVGGQLVSLGVGLVALPILLHALGAARLGVFTLALGLIGFSGLFDLGLSRALTQTVSSSLGQGRSRAQVAALVWRVIGLLAGFGVLWLVALWWAAPFLVDRLFSLSGEMARETLFGLRALALSIPFALAATGAMGTLEGLQQFRLLSLWRMPMSLLQFGLPVIVALIRPDIGWVIAALAATRVAWMALWLTQLQRLLPREPGVTSSRADLRHALHFGGWLSVSNLIGPLMVYADRFYLASLFPPATVAYYTVPFDTAFRATSLPQTAMNALFPALAETQSRPEASTRLLALAIRAVVVLVLPAVLVVAVFAHPLLALWLNASFAGPAAPVLQLLLIGIFLNSAAHLPYALLQAYGRSDLTAKLHLLELPVFAVLLVAGVHWFGITGAALAWTLRVALDAALLYGTAWWLQQPLRATLARGAGLLCFATTILLFAIYVLHGMAQIALMLLVIIYAAATFFRVLLVVFRKSANS; translated from the coding sequence ATGAGCCGCAAGGTCGCGCACAACGCCTTGTGGAATGTCGGCGGGCAATTGGTGTCGCTGGGCGTCGGGCTGGTGGCGCTGCCCATCCTCCTGCACGCATTGGGGGCTGCACGGCTGGGTGTGTTCACCCTCGCGTTGGGCCTGATCGGGTTTTCCGGGCTGTTCGATCTCGGCCTCAGCCGCGCGCTCACGCAAACCGTGTCCAGCAGCCTGGGGCAAGGCCGTTCGCGGGCACAGGTGGCGGCGCTGGTGTGGCGCGTCATCGGCCTGCTCGCCGGGTTTGGCGTGCTGTGGCTGGTGGCGCTGTGGTGGGCCGCGCCGTTTCTGGTGGACCGATTGTTTTCGCTCAGCGGCGAGATGGCGCGCGAAACCCTTTTCGGCCTGCGCGCGCTGGCGCTGTCCATCCCCTTCGCACTAGCCGCCACCGGGGCCATGGGCACGCTGGAGGGCTTGCAGCAATTCCGCCTGCTCAGCCTGTGGCGCATGCCGATGAGCCTGCTGCAATTCGGCCTGCCGGTGATCGTGGCGCTGATCCGCCCCGACATCGGCTGGGTGATCGCCGCGCTGGCCGCCACGCGCGTGGCGTGGATGGCGCTGTGGCTCACGCAGTTGCAGCGCCTGCTGCCGCGCGAGCCGGGCGTAACGTCCAGCCGCGCTGATCTGCGCCACGCGCTGCACTTTGGCGGCTGGCTGTCGGTGAGCAACCTCATCGGCCCACTGATGGTCTATGCCGACCGTTTTTATCTGGCCAGTTTGTTTCCGCCCGCGACGGTGGCGTATTACACCGTGCCATTCGATACCGCGTTTCGCGCCACGTCACTGCCACAAACCGCGATGAACGCGCTGTTCCCAGCGCTGGCGGAAACGCAGTCCCGGCCCGAAGCCTCGACCCGGCTTTTGGCCCTCGCCATCCGCGCGGTGGTGGTGCTGGTGCTGCCCGCCGTCCTTGTGGTGGCGGTGTTCGCGCATCCCTTGCTGGCACTCTGGCTCAATGCGAGTTTTGCCGGCCCAGCCGCGCCCGTGCTGCAACTGTTGCTGATCGGTATTTTTCTCAACAGCGCCGCGCATCTGCCCTACGCCCTGCTGCAGGCGTATGGCCGCTCGGACCTGACCGCCAAGCTGCACCTGCTGGAACTGCCGGTGTTCGCCGTGCTGCTGGTTGCGGGTGTGCACTGGTTCGGCATTACCGGCGCCGCGCTGGCGTGGACGCTGCGCGTGGCACTGGATGCCGCGCTGCTGTACGGCACCGCGTGGTGGCTGCAACAGCCCTTGCGCGCGACGCTGGCAAGAGGCGCGGGGTTGCTGTGCTTCGCGACGACAATTCTCTTATTTGCAATTTATGTACTTCATGGAATGGCACAAATTGCATTAATGTTACTAGTTATTATTTATGCTGCCGCTACTTTTTTTCGCGTTTTATTGGTTGTTTTTCGCAAGTCTGCAAATAGCTGA
- a CDS encoding nucleotidyltransferase family protein, whose protein sequence is MRLDAHHIAAIKQLAVEQFGAGARVRLFGSRVDDAARGGDVDLLVELDTPVTEPGLASARFSVRVSRAMYGRKVDVVLAAPNLMRLPIHDVALRDGVLL, encoded by the coding sequence ATGCGACTCGACGCGCACCATATCGCCGCGATCAAGCAACTGGCCGTCGAGCAATTCGGCGCTGGCGCGCGGGTGCGGCTGTTCGGCTCGCGCGTGGATGACGCCGCGCGCGGCGGCGACGTGGATTTGCTGGTGGAGCTCGACACGCCAGTGACCGAGCCTGGCCTCGCCAGTGCAAGGTTTTCAGTGCGCGTGAGCCGCGCGATGTACGGGCGCAAGGTCGATGTGGTGCTGGCCGCGCCCAACCTCATGCGCCTGCCGATTCATGATGTCGCCCTGCGTGACGGAGTGTTGCTGTGA
- a CDS encoding glycosyltransferase family 2 protein, with protein MLSIILPAKNEAPALADLLPRLRAAQPVAEILVIDDGSTDNTRALCAQHGVGCLGSPYSMGNGAAIKRGARAARGDVLVFMDADGQHDPADIERLLARLDTGYDMVVGARAWSGQAGVGRGLANSFYNRMASWMTGHKVLDLTSGFRAVRADKFREFLHLLPNGFSYPTTSTMAFFRSAYAVAYEPIAVAKRVGKSHIKPLRDGVRFLLIIFKIATLYSPLKLFLPVSALFFVLGLINYLHTYIDTGRLTNMSTLLWSAAVIVFLIGLISEQITNLTYKREG; from the coding sequence TTGCTCAGCATCATCCTGCCCGCCAAGAACGAGGCGCCGGCGCTGGCCGATCTGCTGCCGCGCCTGCGCGCGGCGCAACCCGTGGCCGAGATCCTGGTCATCGACGACGGCTCCACCGACAACACCCGCGCGCTGTGCGCGCAACACGGCGTGGGCTGCCTCGGTTCACCCTATTCAATGGGCAACGGCGCGGCGATCAAACGCGGCGCGCGCGCGGCGCGCGGTGACGTGCTGGTGTTCATGGATGCCGACGGCCAGCACGATCCGGCCGACATCGAGCGCCTGCTGGCGCGTCTCGACACCGGCTACGACATGGTCGTCGGCGCGCGCGCCTGGTCCGGCCAGGCCGGGGTCGGGCGCGGCCTGGCCAACAGCTTCTACAACCGCATGGCCAGTTGGATGACCGGGCACAAGGTGCTGGACCTGACCAGCGGCTTCCGCGCCGTGCGCGCGGACAAGTTTCGCGAGTTCCTGCACCTGCTGCCGAATGGATTCTCGTATCCGACCACCAGCACCATGGCGTTTTTCCGCAGCGCCTATGCGGTGGCCTACGAGCCCATCGCCGTGGCCAAACGCGTCGGCAAGAGCCACATCAAACCGCTGCGCGACGGCGTGCGCTTTTTGCTGATCATCTTCAAGATCGCCACGCTGTACTCGCCGCTGAAACTGTTCCTGCCGGTCAGCGCGCTGTTTTTCGTGCTCGGCCTGATCAACTACCTGCACACCTACATCGACACCGGCCGCCTGACCAACATGAGCACGCTGCTGTGGAGCGCCGCGGTCATCGTGTTCCTGATCGGGCTGATCTCCGAGCAGATCACCAACCTGACGTACAAGCGCGAGGGGTGA
- the pilB gene encoding type IV-A pilus assembly ATPase PilB: protein MNAPPLAGLTGVARRLVAEGALSEADARSAVQDAASARLPLARHLVQNALVDTQRVMSALSAEFGVPVLDLEAIDLAQVPIKLVSEDLLRKHRVLPLFKRGNRLTLGTGDPANSHAMDEIKFHSNMIVEAVLVNDSALEAAIDAALQSAATTISGLDGDDDLDALTLEGEAGAAQDDAATNAAPGDEAPIVKYVNKILLDAIRRGASDIHFEPYEKFYRVRYRIDGVLRTVSNPPVQLTPRISARLKVMAQLDIAERRVPQDGRMKLSIGKGRSMDFRVSSLPILAGEKIVLRILDGGAAKLGIEKLGYEDDQRQEFLAAIHKPHGMVLVTGPTGSGKTVSLYTALNILNTEGRNISAAEDPVEIRLPGINQVQVNEKKGMTFAKALRAFLRQDPDVIMVGEIRDTETAEIGIKAAQTGHLVLSTLHTNDAPLTIARLMNMGIAPYNITSAVLLVIAQRLARRLHDCKKPMQPLPPGALKAEGFSDAQIAEIEAGRITLYDAAGCPHCNEGYKGRTGIYQVMPMTEEIQRIVLEGGNALQIAAAAKASGVRDLRGSALVKVINGVTSLAEINRVTKD from the coding sequence ATGAATGCACCGCCGCTGGCGGGCCTGACCGGAGTGGCGCGCCGCCTGGTGGCCGAGGGCGCGCTGAGCGAAGCCGATGCACGCAGCGCGGTGCAGGATGCGGCCAGCGCGCGACTGCCGCTGGCACGGCATCTGGTGCAGAACGCCCTCGTCGATACGCAGCGGGTGATGTCTGCGCTGTCGGCCGAATTCGGCGTGCCGGTGCTGGACCTGGAGGCCATCGACCTTGCCCAGGTGCCGATCAAGCTGGTCAGCGAGGACCTGTTGCGCAAGCACCGCGTACTGCCGCTGTTCAAACGCGGCAACCGCCTCACGCTGGGCACGGGCGACCCGGCCAACTCGCATGCCATGGACGAGATCAAGTTCCACTCGAACATGATCGTCGAGGCGGTGCTGGTCAACGATTCCGCGCTGGAAGCCGCCATCGACGCGGCCCTGCAAAGCGCCGCCACCACCATCAGTGGCCTCGATGGCGACGACGATCTCGATGCGCTGACGCTGGAGGGCGAGGCCGGCGCCGCGCAGGACGATGCGGCGACCAACGCCGCGCCCGGCGACGAGGCGCCGATCGTCAAGTACGTCAACAAGATCCTGCTCGATGCGATTCGCCGCGGCGCCTCGGACATCCACTTCGAACCCTACGAGAAGTTCTATCGCGTGCGCTACCGCATCGACGGCGTGCTGCGCACCGTGTCCAACCCGCCGGTGCAGCTCACCCCGCGCATCTCGGCGCGCCTCAAGGTGATGGCGCAGCTCGACATCGCCGAGCGCCGCGTGCCGCAGGACGGGCGCATGAAGCTGAGCATCGGCAAGGGCCGCTCGATGGACTTCCGCGTCAGCTCGCTGCCGATCCTGGCTGGCGAGAAAATCGTGCTGCGCATCCTCGATGGCGGCGCGGCCAAGCTGGGCATCGAGAAACTTGGCTACGAGGACGATCAGCGCCAGGAGTTTCTCGCCGCCATCCACAAACCCCATGGCATGGTGCTGGTGACCGGTCCCACCGGCTCGGGCAAGACCGTGTCGCTGTACACCGCGCTCAATATCCTCAACACCGAGGGACGCAACATCTCGGCGGCCGAGGACCCGGTGGAAATCCGCCTGCCGGGTATCAATCAGGTGCAGGTGAACGAGAAGAAAGGCATGACCTTCGCCAAGGCCCTGCGCGCGTTCCTGCGCCAGGATCCCGACGTGATCATGGTCGGCGAGATTCGCGACACCGAGACCGCCGAGATCGGCATCAAGGCGGCGCAGACCGGGCACTTGGTGCTCTCCACCCTGCACACCAACGACGCGCCGCTGACCATCGCGCGCCTGATGAACATGGGTATCGCGCCCTACAACATCACCTCGGCGGTGCTGCTGGTCATCGCGCAACGCCTGGCGCGGCGCCTGCATGACTGCAAGAAGCCCATGCAGCCGCTGCCACCAGGCGCGCTCAAGGCCGAGGGTTTCAGCGACGCGCAGATCGCCGAAATCGAGGCCGGGCGCATCACCTTGTACGACGCCGCCGGCTGTCCGCATTGCAACGAAGGCTACAAGGGCCGCACCGGCATCTACCAGGTGATGCCGATGACCGAAGAAATCCAGCGCATCGTGCTCGAAGGCGGCAACGCCTTGCAGATCGCCGCCGCGGCCAAGGCCAGTGGCGTGCGCGACCTGCGCGGCTCGGCGCTGGTCAAGGTCATCAACGGGGTCACCAGCCTCGCCGAAATCAACCGCGTGACCAAGGACTGA